In the genome of Brachypodium distachyon strain Bd21 chromosome 3, Brachypodium_distachyon_v3.0, whole genome shotgun sequence, the window TCCAGCAGACAAAAGGTATCGGCCGTTCCTGGGACTAGAGGAGACAATAACCTAGCAAAAGGCTCCAAATTGGAATCTCCAAGCAGAATGCAGAAAGACAGGGCCTTACTACAACAAATTATCACCCCAATTTCGGGAATAAACTCAATTTTGTGTATCATATGTATCCTAAGGCTCAAATTAAACCACACGAGATGCCAGTAAAGCAATGTAGGGCCAAAACCTTGTAGAAGTCGACTTGGAGAGGGAGAGATCggtcggcggcgtcggggaagAGCGGGACGAAGGGGGCCGTGGATGCGCCGGCAGgggccgcggccggcgggTCGGTCGCGGCGGGGGTGGCGGACGGGAGGAGGTGGAAGTCGGCGAAGAGGCGGTCGGCCCACCGGCTCGCGGCGCGGCAGACGATGACGGCTTcagcgggccggcggcgcgggcgcgggaggGAGAAGGCGAGAGGCGCGGTGTTGGGGCGGGCGAGCAGGTTGTGGAAGCCCTCCAttttgccggcggcggcggcagaggcggaggaggccgcggggagaggaggggttTACAAGGCGAGGAAGCAGAGGGGTGATGACTGATGAGTGGAAACCTCAAAAAAGCTTTACACAAGATTCGAACTTCATGTGAAATTCATACGGCTTCCAGATATTCAAGAAATTTCGAtttgaatttttctttcttcctggTTGTCGTTGCTGTTCCTTTGAGTTTACTGAATTCGACAAAAATGCGGCcgtaaagttttttttaggtgcacatttgatttattttttttaggcatcaaaAAGCTTCCTTTGAATTGCCAGCACGACATCTTCATTGATTTCACATGTCGATATATCACCATGAAACACATCTATTGACCAAAATGTCAAGCATATGCAACCCTTTGGTGGTCCACCGTGCACATTAATTTGTGTGTTACTAGTTTTGTTAAACTTAACACTGGCGCTTGGAAAAATTGATACAGATTATGCTGATGCTACATACACTTCTAGAAAAACATGACCTCTACATATCTggttttcaaaaaagaagctTGCCTTTTTTTCCAAAATCATTATATACAACACCTAGTCATGTATGAAAATACAAGAGAGCGACCCATCATCGGTTATCCTTAATTGTTCGATAACATGTCACGACATAATATCGCCTATAACTTAAACCCATGCACACCATGGATCAACAATAAATTTTGGTTGTGTTTGTACTATAAACGCTCATGATGACAGCCGATGTCATGTCATCAATTTCCTTCATGTATTGTTGTAATGAAAATCATTTTTTCCACAGCACAGATAGTACGCAAAAGGCAGAGAACGGGTCAAGGGGATGTACGGGTGGTGGATGTAGTttggctggacgagaagatgCGTTTATTTGTAAGTCGGCGCAGGCCATTGAATTGGCGCATGCAGCAAGTTCCGCGTCAGTTCGCTTGTTCATTACGTATGGATGTGCATAAGAGCAACCCCAACGTTGGTCAAAACCTGGTGCTAAGAAGGTGCTAAGAAGTCTTAGCACTGGGTCTAACCATTGCAGCAAGCTAAGCTAAGAAAAATCCCTTGGACCCGACGCAACTACTTGCCACGGCACCAAGACCATATAAAACTATTGTTGACTTTGGTGGGCCCCAACCAAAGGTGGCCAGCGCCCACCACCTAGCCAACGGCTTCCTTCGCCTGCTCCTTTCCTTCTTCCCGCTTTCAAACACCCATTGCTTCGTTGCTGCTTCAGCTGCTAGCCGTTGGCAAACTTTGagatatatatacacaaaCAAACAGAGATCACAaacaacacaaagaaaaaatggAGCCCAATCTCCCACCAAATTTCACAGCCATGTTAAGCTCTGCAATGACAAGTGCAGATCCAGAAAATCAAAATAGCCTATACCAACAACACCTTCAAGCATAAATCCATTTGGTCAGCACCACCAGCCTCCTCCGTACAACCTAGGAAACATGCAAGTTCCATACCAATCCAGTTCCAGGCCACCCACACCTACCTACGGAAGTCAAGCTGGGCATTCATCGTCGCCGGTCGAGTCCAGCGGCTTCTTTGGAGCTTACGGAGCAGGCGTTTCAGCATCGCCGGTCGAATCCGGCACCTTCGTTGGGGCCTACGGAGCAGGCTTTTCATCGTCACCGGTCGACTCCGCATCTCCAATGTCTGCAGCACAAAGGAATATGCATGAAGTTGAGCATGAAGAAAGCAAAGATAGCAGTCCAGATGAAGAAATAAGAAAGGGTCGCACTAATTGGACAAAAAAGGAGAATGAGAGATTGATTAGCTCTTGGATTAAAAATCTGGTTGACTCAATTGAAGGCAATGGAAAAAGGGGAGATTATTATTGGAAGCAAGTAGCAGATGAGTACAACAAGAATAGTCCTGCAAATGAAATAAGATCTGTTGCCCAATGCAAGGGCCACGGGGCAAGACTACCCCTTTGGTTTCTCTCTTCCATGCATGCTACATCAAGACCAAAAATGTGTATGCTAGTGGTCAATCAGAGGAGGGAGTAATGGAGAAAACACATGCCATGTATTTAAATGCAGCAAAAGTGAAGAGACCCTTTGCTTTAGAGTATTGGTGGAGGGTAGTGAAGGAAGAGCCCAAATGGCGTAATCTCTACATGGAAGAGGATCTGGGAGAGAAGAGACACAAATTGGACGCAAGTGGTGCTTACACGTCATCCTCAGCGGCCGACAGTGAAGGAACAGACAGAGTTCGTGAACCACGTCCTCAAGGAACAAAAGCTGCAAAGGAGGCGAGAAAATTGAAAGGAAAAGTTAAAGCAATAGCAAAAGACATTTCAGATTTTGTGCCATTTCATATATCAGAAGATAGCTCTGAGTTATTGGGTGAAGGGCATGGTCGTAAAGCAGTTGCACTAGAAAAATGGGCTGAAGCAACAACAGCGAAGGCAGGGGCAGACAAAAAAATGGCTGAAGATATAAAAGAAATGGctaaagcaagaaaagaaagaacaaaggtTGATATATTCAACACATATATGGAGCTGCTGAAAGTTGACACTTCAGGATTCAACGATGCGCAAATGCAGCGACATGAAAAGATGGTGGAGAATTTGTGCAACAAGTTAGATTGATTTCCAAGGATAGATTCAGATTTAGCAATATTGTGTTATTTTAGCTCACTATGTAATCCTTCATCATGTAGCAACTAGTTGAGTTCTTACCTACTAATGTAATCCTTCATCATGTATCTTCAATCCGTCAATGAATCCTTATGTCATCTTTCCTGTTAtttaagaaaataaatacTTGTTAGATATAAAGGCAGCTGCTGAACTTGTTGGATATAATGTTCAGAAATATTAAGCACAGTTCAGTAAAGAAACTAACCGTTGGAGTTTTGcaataagaaaagaaactaGCCGTTGGAAAagaacaataaaaaaagaaactagcTGTTGAAActtgcatgtatatatgcacaaCTCTTTCATTCAGAACTCTACtactctcttctcctccttcatTCAGAACTCcactcctctcttctcctccctcatTCACAACTTTGCTTCTGTTTCATCCAGAAGTCcactcctctcttctcctcatTCAAGACCTATAGTCCTTTCATACATATTTGTACTTAGCTTTCACACAAAAAATGGCTACACATTCAGATACTACACATACAGATTATGAGTCTCAGAACTCAGAAGATAGCACCATTGCAGCATATGTCGATGAGATTGTTTGGGACTTCATCAATAACCCAGTTGAGGCTGAGATAGAGGCTCAGATTTTAGCTCAGGCCGAGGCACAACAAaatgaagctgcagcccaaTCTCGACGGCACATAGAAAGAAACCGTGAAGCTGGACACTTCCGCTTGATGGCTGACTACTTCGACGACAACCCAGTTTACACGGACAAGCAATTCCGCCGAAGGTATCGTATGAGGAAGCATGTATTTCTTCGCATTTTACAAACACTTAGTGAGTGGTCCCCTTATTTTTGCCAAAGGTTTGATGCCTTTGGCAAGCCTGGTCATTCGCCACACCAAAAATGCACTGCAGCCATGCGCATGCTAGCCTATGTCT includes:
- the LOC104583921 gene encoding uncharacterized protein LOC104583921; translation: MEKTHAMYLNAAKVKRPFALEYWWRVVKEEPKWRNLYMEEDLGEKRHKLDASGAYTSSSAADSEGTDRVREPRPQGTKAAKEARKLKGKVKAIAKDISDFVPFHISEDSSELLGEGHGRKAVALEKWAEATTAKAGADKKMAEDIKEMAKARKERTKVDIFNTYMELLKVDTSGFNDAQMQRHEKMVENLCNKLD